AGACGGCAACGGATGCTACGGCTACACAGAAAAAAATACTTTCTTCAGAGAACGAGGCGGGGGACACAATCGTGGTCACCGCGGCGGAGCAGACCCGGCAGGCGCCCGGTGTTTCAGTCATTACGGCTGAGGACATCAGTAAACGCCCTCCGGCGAATGATATATCCGAACTGATCCGCACCATGCCCGGCGTTAACCTTTCCGGCAATTCAAACAGTGGTTCCCGCGGGAATAATCGCCAGATTGATCTGCGAGGCATGGGACCGGAAAATACGCTGATCCTGGTTGACGGTAAACCGGTCTCAAGCCGGTCGGCCGTGCGCTATGGCTGGCGTGGCGAACGCGATACCCGCGGCGATACCAACTGGGTGCCGGCCGATATGGTCGAACGTATTGAAGTGCTGCGCGGTCCGGCGGCGGCGCGTTATGGCAACGGAGCGGCGGGCGGGGTGGTGAATATCATCACCAAACAGCCGGCTCAGGAGCTGCACGGCGCTTGGAATACTTATATGAATATGCCGCAGCATAAATCCGAAGGGGCGACCAAACGTACCGATTTCAGCCTGATGGGCGGCTTGACCGATACCCTGAGTTTCCGTCTATACGGCAATATCAATAAAACGCAGGCGGATGCCTGGGATATCAACGACGGTCATCAGCTTAGTCCGGAAGCCACCAATATTCCCGCCGGGCGCGAAGGCGTGCGCAATAAGGACATCAACGGACTGTTGCGTTGGGAATTTATGCCGCAGCAGACGCTGGAGTTTGAAGCCGGTTTTAGCCGTCAGGGTAATATCTACGCCGGCGACACGGAAAACAACAACAGCAACGAGACGTCCCTGGATAAATACGGACAGGAAACCAATCGTATGTATCGGCAGAATTTTGCCGTCACCCATCGTGGCTACTGGGACAGCGGCGTGAGTTCGATGTCCTATTTTCAATATGAAAATACGCATAATACCCGTATTTTTGAAGCATTGGCCGGCGGTCCGGCCGGCAGGCCGCAGGGCAGCGACTTTACCACCATCAAGCTGGATGCGTTTACCGGCCACAGCGAAGTGAATATTCCTTTTGACGCGGTATTTAACCAGACCGCGACTATCGGGATAGAGTGGTCCGAACAGAAGATGAAAGATCCGTCCTCGAATACTCAGACCCAACAGGGCGGCATCATTGAAGGGTATCCCAGCGGTACGCGCAGCGACAAGATATCGGCACGGATAGCCTCAATCTTCACCGAAGATAATATCGAAGTCACCGATAGCACAATGCTGACGCCTGCGTTGCGTTTCGATCACCATAGCATCGCCGGCAATAACTGGAGTCCGTCGCTCAATTTGTCTCAACAACTGGGCGAAGATTTCACCCTGAAAATGGGGATTGCCCGAGCCTATAAGGCGCCCAACTTATATCAAATCAACCCTAATTATTTGCTATATAGCCGGGGCAATGGCTGCTTCGTGGCGGGAAGCAGCGGGTGTTATCTGTTGGGTAACGAAGATTTAAAAGCGGAAACCAGTATTAACAAGGAAATCGGGATTGAGTTCAATCGTAACGGCTATCAGGCGGGGGTTACCTATTTCCGTAATGATTACCGTAATAAGATTGAAGCCGGTTACTCTTCCGTGGGAACCACCACAAATGGCAATACCGAGATTTTGCAATGGGCGAACGTACCAAAAGCGCTGGTGGAAGGGCTGGAAGGGACGCTGAATATTCCCATCAGCGAGACGATAACATGGAACAACAATATTACCTGGATGTTGCAGTCGAAAAATAAAACCACCGGTGATTATTTGTCGATCACGCCGGAATTCACGTTGAATTCCTCCGTCAGTTGGCAAGCGACGGAAGATCTCTTCTTCCTGGCCGACATGACCTGGTATGGCCGTCAGAAGCCGAAAAAATACAACTACAAAGGAGAGGCGACAACCGGCATCGATCGGCATGAAGTCAGTCCTTACGCGATATTCGGTCTGAGCGGGACGTATGACGTGAACAAATATGCCAGCGTGACGGTTGGGGTGGATAACCTGTTCGATAAACGCCAGTTCCGAGCCGGGAATGCGCAATCCGTTATCAATGCTTCCGGATCGCTATATGGCGCTGGGGCGGCGACCTATAACGAACCAGGCCGGACGTTCTTTGTCAGTCTGAATACGCGTTTCTAGTTTCTAATTCAGTTCGCTATCTGTACCTTTGGCGGCGGGCATACGCACGATCGGTGCGCCTGCCGTCAAAGGTTTATTTGCCATTCTTTATTTCCGGTAAAGTGCATATTGCATTTTATTTATTACCGCATCGACCACTAAAAACCATCCGATAGCTGTGTGTTAATGAAAAGAAAATAAAAATTAAATAAAAATAAATCGAGATTTTCTTTATCGATATTCGACAATGAATATTCTTATATTCACAATATTCCAATTTTTATAAATATATGGTTGACCTTATCTGATACTTTAGTATAGCTTGTCTATTCATGATAATGATTATCATAATCATTGCTATTTCCGCATGATGAGAGGTGATCGGATGAACAGATTGGTGGAAGAAGGTAGTCGCAGCAAACAAGCAATACCCGAGAAATCTGCCGTTTTTTCATATCGGTCGATGCATCGTAGTATTTCTGCCTGCGGAGTATTTGAAAGAATTTTACGGCCGGCTGTAGTAAAAAATGATGGTTTAACAACATTTTGGCCTCATATTCAACAAGCTATTAGCCGAGCGAAGCAGGCCGGTATTGCTGAGCCCATCGTGATTGGCGCCCTACCTTTTGATACGTCGCAGCCATCATACCTCTATATCCCCAATGAATATCAGTTTGTTTCAGCATCAGGAATAGAAGATGGCGCACTGGAACAAACTCATAAGAAAAAACGCATAGTTAGTACAAAAAATACACCGGAATCGTCTCAGTTTAAATCTTCTGTCATATCAGCATTAAATTACTTACAAACAAGGGAAATAAAGAAGGTCGTACTCTCAAGAATAGTGGAAATTGAATTAGCGCAGGAAATAGATTGTCAGGAGATAATAAATAATCTCAGATTGCAAAACGCCGGCGGGTATCATTTTTCTCTGCCACTGCCTGATGGCAGCATATTACTGGGAGCCAGCCCGGAATTATTGATCCGTAAGCACGGCGATCTTATTCACAGCCAACCGCTGGCCGGTTCGATATGCCGTCATAGCGATATCGAGCAGGATCGCGTTCATGCCGGGCAATTATTTGATTCTGACAAAGATCTTCGTGAACACCGGATGGTGGTGGATGATATCCAGCAACATTTATCGCCTCATTGCCATTATCTGCATGTGCCGGATGCGCCTTCGCTGCTGAGTACCGACACGATGTGGCATCTTTCCACTTCTATTCGCGGCGAATTGCGTCAGCCTGAAACCAGTGTGATTCAGTTAGCCTGTTTGCTACATCCCACTCCTGCGCTGTGCGGTACGCCAACGGCAGCGGCAAGACGGTTGATCGCCGAGCTGGAGCCCTATGACCGCGGCGTGTTCAGCGGCATCGTAGGATGGTGCGATGCCAATGGCGACGGAGAATGGGCAATAGCGATCCGCTGCGGCATCGTGCGGCATAAGTCGGTGCGTTTCTTTGCCGGCGCAGGCATTGTCGAGGGTTCAGAACCGCAGAAAGAGTGGGAAGAAGTTACAGGGAAACTCGGCACCATGCTGCGGGCCTTCGGTTTACAAACGGAGAGCGTATGAGTATTGAATATACCCCATGGCCGGACGAGTTTGCCCGGCAGTATCGCCGCAAAGGATATTGGATCGATCGGCCGCTGAGCGACATCCTACAGCATCAACATCAGATGCGGCCTGATGCGGTGGCGATTGTTTGCGGCGATCGGCAATGGAGCTATCGTCAGTTCGAACAGCAGGCGTCGGCGCTGGCCGCGAACCTGACCCGGGCGGGGCTATGCCAGGGCGATACTGCGCTGGTGCAGTTGCCCAACGTCGCCGAGTTTTATCTGACTTTCTTTGCCTTGCTGAAAATGGGCGTGGCGCCTGTTAATGCGCTGTTCAGTCATAATAGATTGGAATTGACATCCTATGCGCATCTGATCGCTCCCCGCTTACTGGTCGCCTCCAGACGGCACAGTCTGTTTGCCGATGATGGCTTTCTGCGCCAATTGCAGGCTCAGCATCCAACGTTGAATACCGTTTTATTGGACGGCAGTCGGGATGAGCGCGACCTGCAGAGCTGGCTGACTCCTGACGATTCATCGTTGGCGTATCAGCCATCAGACGCTTCGGATGTTGCTTTTTTCCAGCTTTCCGGCGGAACGACCGGGACGCCGAAGCTGATTCCCCGCACCCACAATGATTATTACTACAGCGTGCGTCGTAGCGCGGAAATATGCCGCTTGACGCACTCAACCCGTTATTTGTGCGCATTACCGGCGGCGCACAATTATCCCCTTAGCTCTCCGGGAGCGCTGGGCGTCTTTTACGCCGGCGGACGAGTCGTGCTGGCGGACGATCCCAGCCCGATGACCTGTTTCCCGCTGATAAAGCAGCACCAGATAGATATCACGTCGCTGGTGCCTCCGGCGGCGGCGCTGTGGATTCAGTCCGCCGCGCAATACCCGGAGGATTTGGTGAGTCTGAAACTGTTGCAGGTTGGTGGTGCCAGACTGAGCGACAGCGTGGCCCGCCGGATTCCGGAGCAACTAGGCTGCCAATTGCAACAGGTGCTGGGGATGGCGGAAGGATTGGTGAACTATACCCGGCTCGATGATGACGATGAACATATCTTTACCACACAGGGCAGGCCGATGTGTCCGGATGATGAGGTCAAGGTGGTGGATAAACAGGGAAATCAGGTTGCGGCGGGAGCGGAAGGGCTGTTGGTGACGCGCGGGCCTTATACCATCCGGGGTTATTACCGCAGCCCGGAACACAACGTACGTTCATTTGATTCGGAAGGCTTTTACCACTCAGGCGATGTGGTACGCATGACAGAGGATGGTTACCTCAGTGTGGTAGGCCGGGAGAAAGATCAAATTAATCGCGGCGGGGAGAAGATCGCCGCAGAGGAAATTGAAAATTTGTTGCTGAAGCATGGCGACGTTATTCACGCCGCACTGGTGGCCATGCCCGACCCGATGTTAGGCGAAAAAAGCTGCGCCTTTATTGTGTCGACGGATCCGCGACTGAACACGCTGGGGTTACGCAAATACCTGCGCAGTCAGGGTATCGCCGAGTATAAATTGCCGGATCGTATTGAATTGATTGACTCTTTACCTGTAACGCCGGTGGGCAAAATTGATAAGCGGGCGTTACGCGAGAGTATTCAGAAATAGCGCCGGTCTGATAAATCAGCAGGAGTTCACGTTATGGCTATTCCTTCTCTGAATGTTTATGACATGCCTGAGTCACACGATTTCCCGGCAAATAAAGTCTCCTGGGATTTTGCGCCTGATCGTGCCGTTTTGCTGATTCACGACATGCAGGACTATTTTGTGCAGTTTTATGATCGGCAAAGCCCATTGATACAACAGTTGATTGAAAACATTGCCGTTCTTCGTCATTACTGCAAATCACAGCGCATTCCGGTGGTGTACAGCGCGCAGCCGAATAACCAAAGCCCGCAGGATCGTGCGCTGCTGAATGATATGTGGGGACCGGGGCTTAACCAGTACCCCGATCTACAGCCGGTGGTGGGCCGGTTATGCCCGGAGGATGACGATATCGTGCTGGTGAAATGGCGTTACAGCGCGTTTCACCGTACATCCCTTGAAGAGAAAATGAAGGCGTGGGGGCGGGATCAGTTGGTGATTTGCGGTGTTTATGGCCACATCGGCTGCATGATCACCGCCACGGATGCTTTTATGCGCGATATCAAAGCGTTTCTGGTGGGCGACGCCATT
This window of the Brenneria goodwinii genome carries:
- a CDS encoding TonB-dependent siderophore receptor — translated: MIKKLSRYSVATLLGLSTSTLSTSALTAETATDATATQKKILSSENEAGDTIVVTAAEQTRQAPGVSVITAEDISKRPPANDISELIRTMPGVNLSGNSNSGSRGNNRQIDLRGMGPENTLILVDGKPVSSRSAVRYGWRGERDTRGDTNWVPADMVERIEVLRGPAAARYGNGAAGGVVNIITKQPAQELHGAWNTYMNMPQHKSEGATKRTDFSLMGGLTDTLSFRLYGNINKTQADAWDINDGHQLSPEATNIPAGREGVRNKDINGLLRWEFMPQQTLEFEAGFSRQGNIYAGDTENNNSNETSLDKYGQETNRMYRQNFAVTHRGYWDSGVSSMSYFQYENTHNTRIFEALAGGPAGRPQGSDFTTIKLDAFTGHSEVNIPFDAVFNQTATIGIEWSEQKMKDPSSNTQTQQGGIIEGYPSGTRSDKISARIASIFTEDNIEVTDSTMLTPALRFDHHSIAGNNWSPSLNLSQQLGEDFTLKMGIARAYKAPNLYQINPNYLLYSRGNGCFVAGSSGCYLLGNEDLKAETSINKEIGIEFNRNGYQAGVTYFRNDYRNKIEAGYSSVGTTTNGNTEILQWANVPKALVEGLEGTLNIPISETITWNNNITWMLQSKNKTTGDYLSITPEFTLNSSVSWQATEDLFFLADMTWYGRQKPKKYNYKGEATTGIDRHEVSPYAIFGLSGTYDVNKYASVTVGVDNLFDKRQFRAGNAQSVINASGSLYGAGAATYNEPGRTFFVSLNTRF
- a CDS encoding isochorismate synthase — encoded protein: MNRLVEEGSRSKQAIPEKSAVFSYRSMHRSISACGVFERILRPAVVKNDGLTTFWPHIQQAISRAKQAGIAEPIVIGALPFDTSQPSYLYIPNEYQFVSASGIEDGALEQTHKKKRIVSTKNTPESSQFKSSVISALNYLQTREIKKVVLSRIVEIELAQEIDCQEIINNLRLQNAGGYHFSLPLPDGSILLGASPELLIRKHGDLIHSQPLAGSICRHSDIEQDRVHAGQLFDSDKDLREHRMVVDDIQQHLSPHCHYLHVPDAPSLLSTDTMWHLSTSIRGELRQPETSVIQLACLLHPTPALCGTPTAAARRLIAELEPYDRGVFSGIVGWCDANGDGEWAIAIRCGIVRHKSVRFFAGAGIVEGSEPQKEWEEVTGKLGTMLRAFGLQTESV
- a CDS encoding (2,3-dihydroxybenzoyl)adenylate synthase, whose protein sequence is MSIEYTPWPDEFARQYRRKGYWIDRPLSDILQHQHQMRPDAVAIVCGDRQWSYRQFEQQASALAANLTRAGLCQGDTALVQLPNVAEFYLTFFALLKMGVAPVNALFSHNRLELTSYAHLIAPRLLVASRRHSLFADDGFLRQLQAQHPTLNTVLLDGSRDERDLQSWLTPDDSSLAYQPSDASDVAFFQLSGGTTGTPKLIPRTHNDYYYSVRRSAEICRLTHSTRYLCALPAAHNYPLSSPGALGVFYAGGRVVLADDPSPMTCFPLIKQHQIDITSLVPPAAALWIQSAAQYPEDLVSLKLLQVGGARLSDSVARRIPEQLGCQLQQVLGMAEGLVNYTRLDDDDEHIFTTQGRPMCPDDEVKVVDKQGNQVAAGAEGLLVTRGPYTIRGYYRSPEHNVRSFDSEGFYHSGDVVRMTEDGYLSVVGREKDQINRGGEKIAAEEIENLLLKHGDVIHAALVAMPDPMLGEKSCAFIVSTDPRLNTLGLRKYLRSQGIAEYKLPDRIELIDSLPVTPVGKIDKRALRESIQK